In Cherax quadricarinatus isolate ZL_2023a chromosome 35, ASM3850222v1, whole genome shotgun sequence, the following are encoded in one genomic region:
- the LOC138853624 gene encoding PI-PLC X domain-containing protein 2-like, whose amino-acid sequence SGHVSPAGSHDSFSYSLTEGDQVGPDAPGFISQLDSCLPCLARPTLLRWCVTQRASASEQLSHGIRYFDIRVAVRSSKFYFVHGLFGEDLGPILYEIRHFLSKHPGEVVLLDFQHFHGLSATDHAALIAYIKELFSDLLCPYFHELQHLTLSYLAMCKYQVLVFYRHKETTQTVSWLWSSASLPNPWPEATSVGRMLSFLEVKLQERDPAAFFVTQCVLTPSLPYVARNMFGRLERAMVIPTNKVLPSWLDSLSKESPGANIIMTDFVEYDDWVIPRAIVGMNSVSLLGDSSSKY is encoded by the exons TCTGGTCATGTCTCTCCTGCAGGTTCGCATGACTCCTTCAGCTACAGCCTAACGGAGGGAGATCAGGTGGGTCCTGACGCACCTGGATTCATCTCACAGCTGGACTCTTGTTTACCCTGCCTGGCCCGTCCCACCCTCCTAAGGTGGTGTGTCACCCAGCGAGCCTCTGCCTCAGAGCAACTCTCACACGGGATCAG GTACTTCGACATCCGGGTGGCTGTTCGTAGTTCGAAGTTCTACTTCGTCCATGGTCTCTTCGGGGAGGACCTAGGGCCCATACTCTATGAG ATCCGGCACTTCTTGTCTAAGCACCCGGGCGAGGTAGTGCTGCTGGACTTCCAGCATTTCCACGGTCTGAGTGCCACTGATCACGCTGCTCTTATAGCTTATATCAAAGAACTCTTCTCTGATCTTCTCTGCCCCTACTTCCATGAACTCCAACACCTCACCCTCTCATATCTTGCTATGTGCaagtaccag GTGTTGGTGTTCTATCGACACAAGGAGACGACGCAGACGGTGTCTTGGCTGTGGTCCAGCGCCTCCTTGCCCAACCCCTGGCCGGAGGCAACCTCCGTTGGCAGGATGTTGTCCTTTCTCGAGGTTAAGCTCCAGGAGAGGGACCCTGCAGCCTTCTTTGTTACCCA GTGTGTGTTAACACCGTCCCTGCCATACGTAGCGAGGAACATGTTCGGGAGACTGGAGAGGGCCATGGTAATCCCTACTAACAAGGTGCTACCCAGCTGGCTGGACAGCCTCTCTAAGGAGTCCCCGGGAGCTAACATCATCATGACGGACTTTGTGGAATACGACGACTGGGTCATTCCGCGGGCGATCGTTGGCATGAATTCTGTTTCTCTCCTGGGAGACTCTAGCAGCAAATACTGA